The following proteins come from a genomic window of Acidimicrobiia bacterium:
- a CDS encoding Na+/H+ antiporter NhaA produces the protein MSVDHDDARALRLIRPLPDFLYTEAAGGIVLVVAIGAALVWANAWPVSYHELWTTTFTIGFPDHHLSLTLREWVNEGLMTVFFFVVGLEIKRVLVEGELREPRKAALPAIA, from the coding sequence ATGTCGGTCGACCACGACGATGCGCGCGCACTCCGACTGATCCGCCCACTCCCCGACTTCCTCTACACCGAGGCGGCCGGGGGAATCGTGCTCGTCGTCGCGATCGGAGCCGCGCTCGTGTGGGCGAACGCGTGGCCAGTCAGCTACCACGAGCTGTGGACCACGACGTTCACGATCGGTTTCCCGGATCATCATCTCTCGCTCACACTGCGCGAGTGGGTGAACGAAGGCTTGATGACGGTGTTCTTCTTCGTCGTCGGACTCGAGATCAAGCGCGTACTCGTGGAGGGCGAGCTGCGTGAGCCGCGCAAGGCCGCGCTTCCTGCCATCGC